The Archangium primigenium genomic interval ATGGCGGACCACATGGCGAAGGCGTCGTCGCCGGTGTTGCGCGCGGTGCAGTTCACGATGCGCGAGTTCGTGGTGCCATTGCAGAAGTTGATGCCGTCCGCGATGGTGTTGCGAAAGCGGCTGTCCTCCCAGAGCATGTTGTCGCCGCCCTCGACCCAGCCGCCCACGATCATCCGCTCGATCCACAGCCGCTTGAAGACCGCGTTGTGGTGCATGTAGCGGTCGAACGCGCGGCCAATGCCGTCGTAGCTGTCCCACGGCCATTGGTTGAGGTCGGCGGCGGCCTTGTTGTAGCGCACGGTCCGGTTGCGCCAGCTGCCGAAGATGGCGAAGTCCTGGAAGGTGATGTTGTCGCCGCTCAGGCGGAAGCCGAACTCGTGGTTGTAGCCCACGTCCTTGGGAGACGGCGGCACGATGCGCGTGTGCCACATGCCGGCGCCCTGCACCGTCAGCCCGGCGGGGACGTAGACCTTGGGCTGCATGGGGTTCTCATGCGCCATCACGTAGTCCCCCGGCGGGAGGAAGATGCCGGGCTTGCCACCGCTCTGGGCGTCCTGGAGCGCCCGCACGATCGCGGCCTCGGTGAACTCGCGCACGACGACGTAGTCCGCCGGGACGGAGCGGGGCTCGGGCACGAGCTCCAGGTCCATGAAGTCGACGGTGACGGGCACCTGCGCGGAGGCATCCGGGGAGACGAGCTTCACCACGTCGCCCGGGTTGATGGTGGCCTGGCCGTTGGTGGCCAGCAGCACGTGCGCCTCGTCGTAGATGTGGTGCGCGGCGGTCCACGGCAGCTTCAGGCCGAAGTTCTCGTCGTTGGGGCTCGGGTTCTGGGGCAGCTCGTCCACCTGCTGGCGGGGCAGGGCGTTGTGCGTCTGGGTGTTGTTCGGACCGGTGTAGAGCCAGGCGTAGTCCGAGTTCACCGTGAGCGTGGCGACCTTGGCGTCATTCACGTAGACGTCCAGGTGGGCCTCCCTCTCGTCCGGCACGCTGTAGCGCACCACGACGGCGTTGGCCTTCACGCGGCTCGTCCACGCGATGGAGGCGGAGGGGCTCGGGAGCGTCACCGCCTCGCGGTTCGAGGCCTCGCCGGAGAGCGTGCCTTCCAACCACGCGCCCGAGACCGTCCGCTCGAGCGTGGCGCCGCCGGACAGCGCGCCCGCCTCGGCCTCGTACTCGTCCCAGGACACGGTGGCCCCCCGGGGCGCGGGGGTCTCGCCCGGGTTCTCGATGGGGCCCGGTTCGGGGTTTTCATCGGGTTTGTCGTTGCAGCCAACGAGCAGCAGGCTCGCGCAAAGCGATACGAGGATGGGACGCATCATCGGGGGTGGACTCCTCTTCGTGACGGGAGGCGGCAATGTACAGGCGGGGATTCGGGGCGGGTGGAGTTGTCGTGAACCCGGTCGTCTGACGCGCCGCGTGAAGGAGGGCCATTGACGCACGGGCGGAGGGGAGGGGTAGCGTCGTGCGTTCATCGCGCTGTCAGGAGTTTTCCAATGAAGCTCTATTTCGCGCCCCGCACCCGTGCGACACGTCCTCGCTGGCTGCTCGAGGAACTCAAGATTCCGTATGAGCTGGTTCGTGTGGACCCGGCGCAACCGCCTCCGGAACTCCAGACGTTGAATCCGTTCGGCGAGGTCCCGGTGCTCGTCGATGATTCCGTGACCCTGTTCGAGTCGGCCTCCATCTGCCTGTATCTCGCGGACCGCCACCCCGAGAAGGGATTGGCTCCCGCGCCGCATGCACCCGAGCGGGGCGCCTACTACCAATGGCTGCTCTTCGCGGAGCGGACGCTCGAACCGCTGGCGTTGGAGCTCCGCCGGGGGGGCCCGCTCGCGGAGCCCGAGCGCAAGCGGCTCGACGACGTGCTCACGGTCGTGGAGCGGGCACTCGGGGACCGCGAGGTGTTGGTGGGCAGCGCGTTCACCGCGGCGGATCTGGTGATGGCCTCCCTCCTCCACATGCTCGTCCACGCGGGGGCACTCGAGTCCCGCCCCCGGCTCGTGGACTACGTCAAACGACACACCTCCCGCCCGGCCCTGCGCAGCGCGATGTCCTAGGCGGTTGAAGCGCGTACGATGCGGTCATGCGCTGCTTCCGTTCCCGTCTTCTCTTGCTGGGGCTCCTGACGTCTCCAGCGCTCGCCGCCGTCCCCTCTGGTTTCCAGGAGACGGCGTACAGCGCGCCGACCTTGACGCCCACCACGGGCCTGGCCTGGGCGCCCGATGGCTCGGGTCGGCTCTTCGTCACGAACAAGAACGGCCAGGTGCTCGTCGCGACGATGCGCGATGGGGCGCTCGTCGAGCAGGACGCGAAGCTGGTCACCTCCGTGTTCGCCACCGAGTCGGTCTACACAAACAGCGAGTGTGGCCTGCTGGGGATCGCGTTCGACCCGAACTACGCCGTCAACCGCTACGTCTACCTGTTCCTCACGGCGACCAGCACCCGGCAGCAGATCATCCGCTACACGGACGCGAGCGGCGTGGGCACGGCGCGCACGGTGCTCGTCGACAACCTGCCCACCGCCGGACAGAACCACAACGGGGGAGCGATTGGCATCGGGCCAGAGGGAAAGCTGTACTGGGCCATCGGGGACCTGGGCAACGGCACGGGGGTGAACGCGGATCTCACCTCGATGGCGGCCAAGGTGAGCCGGGCCAACCTGGACGGCACTCCCGCCAATGACAACCCTTTCTTCGACGGGGTGGGTCCCAACAGCGAGTACGTCTGGGCGCGCGGCTTCCGCAATCCCTTCACCTTCACCTTCCAACCGGACACCGGGGCGCTGTGGGTGAACTCGGTCGGAACGAGCTACGAGCAGGTCTTCGTCCCGGGCAAAGGCGCGCACGCGGGCTACAACGCCTACGAGAACAACCAGCCTCCCTCGGGTTACATCGCCCCGGCCATCAAGTACCGCACCAACGGCACGGACTCGCGCGCCCTCACCGCGACGGGCGCCGTGCGCGGCGCGGGCGTCACCACCTTCACCACCACCGCGGCGCATGGCTTTCGCAAGGGGGAGAAGATCACCGTGGCCGGCGTGACGGACGCGAGCTTCAACGGGAGCGTCTACGTGGCCAGCGTCCCGAGTGACACCACATGGACGGCGGCGCAAGCCGGGGCGGACGCGGCGAGCGGCAACGGCACCGCGACGACCCAGAACCTGGGCGGCTCCATCACGGGGGGGACCTTCTACGACTCCACCCTCTTTCCCAACGACTACCGGGGCAACTTCCTCTTCGGGGATTACAACTCCGGACGGCTGGTGCGCGCCACGCTGGCGGCGGACCGCTCGGTGGCCACGGTGGAGGCGTGGGCCAGTGGTTTCAACCAGGCCGTGGACCTGGCCGTGGGGCCAGATGGCGCGCTGTATGCCGTGAGTGTCACCGCGGGACGCCTGCTGCGGATCACCCCCACCGCTCCCGGACAGAAGCTCCTCGTCTCGGCGCTGCACCTGTCGGTCGTGGAGGGCGGCCAGGCCGTGTTCACGGTGCGGCTCGCCGAGGCGCCCACCGCGGACGTCACCGTCAGCGTGGCACGGGCCTCGGGAGACACGGATCTCACCGTGGAGGACGGCACGTCGCTCACCTTCACTCCGGCCAACTGGAACCAGTTGCAGCGCGTCACCCTCGCCGCCGCCGTCGACGTGGACACCACCGCGGACAGCGCGGCCTTCTCGGTGT includes:
- a CDS encoding secreted glycosyl hydrolase, whose protein sequence is MMRPILVSLCASLLLVGCNDKPDENPEPGPIENPGETPAPRGATVSWDEYEAEAGALSGGATLERTVSGAWLEGTLSGEASNREAVTLPSPSASIAWTSRVKANAVVVRYSVPDEREAHLDVYVNDAKVATLTVNSDYAWLYTGPNNTQTHNALPRQQVDELPQNPSPNDENFGLKLPWTAAHHIYDEAHVLLATNGQATINPGDVVKLVSPDASAQVPVTVDFMDLELVPEPRSVPADYVVVREFTEAAIVRALQDAQSGGKPGIFLPPGDYVMAHENPMQPKVYVPAGLTVQGAGMWHTRIVPPSPKDVGYNHEFGFRLSGDNITFQDFAIFGSWRNRTVRYNKAAADLNQWPWDSYDGIGRAFDRYMHHNAVFKRLWIERMIVGGWVEGGDNMLWEDSRFRNTIADGINFCNGTTNSRIVNCTARNTGDDAFAMWSAITWDKAPIPETPWVHQPEGPNQGNVIERCTAGLIWRAAGFAVYGGHDNVIKDSVVYDTLRYPGITVDNEFAPQHEFSGHTTIQNVTVERCGGRMWWDDDGVHGDETARRTWGAVWLFAANPYSPAAPSAPLRFQGIRLKDIDIIDPVYAGVLVQSTQGQRIEDTELDGVRIVLERAGAFGFVANDSHKAPPSPLSGKIPTTGSLTLKNSSVTGARSHSGNLFSTDAPSTGRFSFKDGGGNTWTGDR
- a CDS encoding glutathione S-transferase family protein encodes the protein MKLYFAPRTRATRPRWLLEELKIPYELVRVDPAQPPPELQTLNPFGEVPVLVDDSVTLFESASICLYLADRHPEKGLAPAPHAPERGAYYQWLLFAERTLEPLALELRRGGPLAEPERKRLDDVLTVVERALGDREVLVGSAFTAADLVMASLLHMLVHAGALESRPRLVDYVKRHTSRPALRSAMS
- a CDS encoding PQQ-dependent sugar dehydrogenase; amino-acid sequence: MRCFRSRLLLLGLLTSPALAAVPSGFQETAYSAPTLTPTTGLAWAPDGSGRLFVTNKNGQVLVATMRDGALVEQDAKLVTSVFATESVYTNSECGLLGIAFDPNYAVNRYVYLFLTATSTRQQIIRYTDASGVGTARTVLVDNLPTAGQNHNGGAIGIGPEGKLYWAIGDLGNGTGVNADLTSMAAKVSRANLDGTPANDNPFFDGVGPNSEYVWARGFRNPFTFTFQPDTGALWVNSVGTSYEQVFVPGKGAHAGYNAYENNQPPSGYIAPAIKYRTNGTDSRALTATGAVRGAGVTTFTTTAAHGFRKGEKITVAGVTDASFNGSVYVASVPSDTTWTAAQAGADAASGNGTATTQNLGGSITGGTFYDSTLFPNDYRGNFLFGDYNSGRLVRATLAADRSVATVEAWASGFNQAVDLAVGPDGALYAVSVTAGRLLRITPTAPGQKLLVSALHLSVVEGGQAVFTVRLAEAPTADVTVSVARASGDTDLTVEDGTSLTFTPANWNQLQRVTLAAAVDVDTTADSAAFSVSAPGLSPETVQVRSIDDNSSRLVLSSTALTLTEEETASLTVALSKNPARTATVTVARTEGDTDVTVTSAATLTFTVSNWSTPQTVTVAAAKDVDLVADAATLTLALAGGDARTVSVSVRDNDAEAPVITSTPDTSAVVGVPYRYQVVADGLPAPTFSVTSGVAGPAIDARTGLLVWMPETPGTVDLTVSASNGTPPDAQQSFQVRVKAAEPTPTPDAGTGTGEPPRPPEAPGGDCGCGAAGPEGALAWGALLLGLRLRRRRTGASRG